The DNA window CACGAACTGACGGACGCCGCCTGCGAGGCCGGGAGAGACACCCTCTGCCGGCCTGGTATCTCGCCGTGGTGGCCTCCCTCCGCACGGAACCTGTCCCCACCTGCTTCACGGTGTTATTACGAGTTGCCCATGACGCAATCGGCGGCGCTGGGGGCCGGGCGAATGCCTCGCGCCGCACCAGGTGACGAAGCGCCGGAGGTTGCCGGTGCAGGCGCGGCTGGTGCGCTCTCGGGCACCGCTCAGCGCAGCCGGTCCCGGGGCGTTCGACGATAGCTTCCACCGCGGAACCCGGACAGCCACGACGAGCTCGTCTGTCACGCCGACAATCCGGGTTGAAGGATAACGGTCATTATTTTACGCCCCGCTGAGCGGCCGTCCGACCGTACCGATTAATGGTTTGTAATTATCAGTAATTCGATAATTAACGGGGGCGACCGTCCGGGCAGTGCGTCGTTTGCCGGGTAGTCCGTATCCGGCGAAGGAGTGTTCCCTGTGTCGTCCCCCCGTCTCGCTGCCGTCACCTGGCCGCTGTTCCGCGTCGTCGTCGGCCTGCTGTTCGCCTGCCACGGTCTGGCCGGCCTGTTCGGCGTGTTCGGCGGCAGCCACGGCACCGGCCACGGCGTGCCCGTCGGTGCCTGGCCCGGCTGGTACGCCGCCGTGATCCAGCTGGTCTGCGGCCTGCTCGTGCTCGTCGGGCTCTCCACCCGGCCGGCCGCGCTGCTCGCCTCCGGCTCGATGGCGTACGCGTACTTCGTCGTCCACCAGCCGGGCGGGCTGCTGCCGATCGAGAACGGCGGCGTCACCTCGGCCCTGTACGCGTGGGCGTTCCTGCTGATCGCGGTCTCCGGCGCGGGCCGGTGGTCCGCCGACGCCCTGATCGCCGCCCAGCAAGACAGGCCCGCGGAAGACAAGACCGCGGGAGACAGCACCGCGGGAGACAGGACTGCGGAAGACCGGACCTCCGTGACCACGACATCGGTGAAAACGAGATCCATTTGAGTGAGGGGGGACATGCGCGGGTAGTCGGCATGCACGACAATGAGCGCTACCCGAACCTGGAAGGACCTTTTCGTTGAGCGCTGGACTTGCAGCCCTGCTGGACGACGTGGCGGTGCTGGCGCGCGCGGCAGCCGCGTCGGTCGATGATGTCGGGGCGGCCGCCGCGAAAGCCGGCGCCAAGGCGGCGGGCGTCGTCATCGACGACGCCGCCGTCACCCCTCAATATGTACGTGGCCTGGCCGCTGAGCGGGAGATCCCGATCGTCAAGCGGATCGCGCTCGGGTCGCTGCGCAACAAGTTCCTGATCATCCTGCCGGT is part of the Actinoplanes missouriensis 431 genome and encodes:
- a CDS encoding DoxX family protein; the encoded protein is MSSPRLAAVTWPLFRVVVGLLFACHGLAGLFGVFGGSHGTGHGVPVGAWPGWYAAVIQLVCGLLVLVGLSTRPAALLASGSMAYAYFVVHQPGGLLPIENGGVTSALYAWAFLLIAVSGAGRWSADALIAAQQDRPAEDKTAGDSTAGDRTAEDRTSVTTTSVKTRSI